The Paenibacillus beijingensis nucleotide sequence CCCGCCCGACAGCCGTCAATCTGTTCTGGGCATTAAAGCGGATGCGCGCACGATTAATGGCTGAGAAGGGGCATTCGATCGAAGATTTGAAAGCGAAGCTGCTGCAGGAGGCGCACGCGATTAAAGCGGAGGATGAAGAGGTATGCCGCAGCATCGGGCTTCACGGACTTTCTTTATTGCATGATGGAATGACCATTTTAACGCATTGCAACGCAGGGGGAATTGCAACGGCTAAATACGGCACAGCGCTGGCGCCGGTATATTTGGCCAAAGAACACGGCTGGAACGTGAAGGTGTTTGCCGACGAGACGCGCCCTTTGCTGCAGGGATCCCGGTTAACAGCCTGGGAGCTGCAGGAAGCCGGTATTGACGTTACCTTAATTACCGACAGCATGGCTGCTTTCGTGATGGCGAAAGGCTGGGTGCAGGCCGTTATTGTCGGCTGCGACCGGGTTGCCGCGAACGGTGACGTTGCCAACAAAATCGGTACTTACGGCCTCGCCCTGCTGGCGAAGGCTCACCAAATTCCGTTCTACGTGGCGGCTCCGATGTCGACGATCGATATGGAAACAGCATCCGGCGCACATATTCCGATCGAAGAGCGGGATGCCCGTGAAATCATTAATGGATTCGGAGTGCCGACAGCTCCGGCTGACGTAAAGGTGTTCAATCCTGCCTTCGATGTAACGCCGAATGAGCTCATTACCGCCATCATTACGGAAAAAGGGATTGTCCGTCAGCCTTACCAGGAGTCGTTAATCGAGTTGTTCAAGGAGAAATCTGAAAATTCCATGCCGCAATACGGGAACAGCGAGGAAGGTAACCAACATGTTACAGCATGAAGCGGACGATCGAGTAAAGCAGGACATTTGTGAGATTGGAAGGCGCGTGTACGAAAAAGGGTTCGTAGCCGCAAACGACGGCAACATCTCCGTTCGCACGGGAGAAGATGAAATTTGGATTACGCCTACAGGCGTCAGTAAAGGCGAAATGACGCCGGATATGCTCATTAAAGTGAATCTTCAAGGCGAAGTGCTGCATGGCAGGCTGAAACCCACTTCGGAAATGAAGATGCATTTGAAAGTCTATGAAAAACGGTCGGATATCCGTGCGGTCATCCATGTTCATCCGCCGTATGCGACAGCGTTTGCGATTGCGGGCATTCCGCTTGACCAGGCGACGATGCCGGAATCGGTCGTGCTGCTCGGCACGATCCCGGTCGCTGAATATGCTACACCTTCTACGGAGGATGTTCCGAAGAAGATTGAACAATATGTGGCAGGCCATAACGGGGTGCTGCTGGAAAATCACGGCGCGCTTACCTGGGGCCGCGATCTGCGCTCCGCTTATTATTTGATGGAGTCGCTGGAATTTTGCGCGAAAATCAATTGGATTGCGAACCAAATGAACGGCATGCGCGAGCTGTCTGTCGAGCAGGTTGCCGAGCTGGTCCAAATTAGAGAACGGATGGGGCTAAAAGGCGAGACGCCGACCGGTGCTGTCGCCGTTAACGGCAGAAATAAGGGATTGCCGGACAAGAGCGCCGTTCATGCTCCGATTTCTGACGACCAATTGGAGCGCATGGTGTGCAGGATTACGGCGTCCGTACTTAGCGGGCTGCAGCAGGATGGAGCGAGAAGGGGTGATGGAATTGCACAGCATAATCGTTAACGCCACCGTCATTACCGTTGATGAATCGAACCGGATTATCATGGATGGGGCCGTCGCCTTCAAAAACGGGGTCATTACATATGTCGGGGCTACACCGGAGGAGCTGGAGCTGTACGATGAAGTCATTGACGGACGTCACCGCTATGTGCTTCCGGGTCTCATCAATACGCACGGGCATGTGGGGATGTCGCTGCTGCGCGGCTATGCAGACGATTTGCCGCTTCAAACTTGGTTGAAAGAGAAAATTTGGCCTTGGGAAGCGCGGTTTACGGATGAACATGTGAGATGGGGAACAGGGCTTTCATTAATCGAAATGATTCGCACAGGTACGACGACCTTCGTCGATATGTATGACCATAATGAGGCAATCGCGGGTATCGTTGCGCCGTCGGGAATGAGAGCCGCCCTCTGCTGCGGCATGATTGGAAGCGGCGATCCAGGCGTTCAGGACCGGAAGCTTGCGGACGCCGTTTCCTTTGCGAAGGATTGGCACCGGCAAGCGAACGGCCGCATTTCGGTCATGTTGGCTCCGCATGCGCCGTATACGTGCACGCCGCATTTCATTTCGCAAATTATTGATAAGGCGGCCCAGCTTCAGCTCCCCGTACATACGCATATGTCCGAGACGAATTGGGAGGTCGAGCTTAATGTGCAGCAATACGGCTGCCGCCCGGTCGCTCATCTGCATAAGCTGGGCATGTTTGAGCGGTCGGCATTGGTCGCGCATGCGGTCCATTTGACAGAGGAAGAGATCGACTTGCTGGCGGAGTGCAACGTTCGCGTATCGCATAATGTCGTCAGCAATTTGAAGCTTGCGAGCGGCGTTGCGCCAGTGCCGCAAATGCTTGCCAGAGGAATAAGCGTGTCGCTCGGCACCGACAGCTCGGTCAGCAATAATAATCTCAATTTGTTCGAAGAGCTGAAGTTAGCGGCGATTGTGCATAAGGGAACGACGTATGACCCGCTGGCCGTTCCGGCGGAAACGGCGCTCCGAATGGCTACGCGCAATGGAGCGGACGGCGTGTTTCAATCCGATTCGATCGGAAGCATCGAGATTGGCAAGCAAGCCGATCTCATCATGATCGATGCGGGGAAAGCGAATTTTCAGCCGGCGCACAATCCGGTTTCCCATGTTGTATATGCAGCTAACGGGCTGGACGTAACGGATACGATCGTGGCGGGCAAATTCCTAATGCGCAAAGGGGAGCTGATGACGCTGGATGAAGAGCGGATGATCTATGAAGCGAACCGGATGGTCCGCCAATTAATGAACGAGGATCGGCCCGCTCATTCGAAATAAACGAAATGCACAAGTTGAATGCTGGTGTTGCGGCGAGCTTATAGAAATAGGAGGGGCAGCGATGGAGTTGATGGACAGAATTGATCGCGCCAAGACATATATTCAGCGTTTAACCGGCTACCGCCCGACGGTAGGACTGATTTTGGGATCGGGACTTGGCGATTTGGGACACGAAATCGAAGAAGCAATCAAGATTCCTTATGATGAAATCCCGTTTTTCTCCAGCACGACCGTCGAAAGCCATGCCGGCTTGCTCGTGATCGGCAAGCTGGAGGGGAAAGTAGTCGTCGCGATGCAGGGCCGGTTTCATTATTATGAAGGACATTCCATGGATGCCATCACCTTCCCGGTCCGCGTTATGAAAGCGCTCGGTGTCGAACGGCTGCTCATTACCAATTCGAGCGGCGGCGTGAACGAGTCCTATCAAGCGGGCGATGTGATGGTCGTTAGCGACCATATTAATTTGACGGGAGTAAATCCGCTTATCGGCCCCAATGACGGGCGGCTGGGCGTTCGTTTTCCCGATTTGACGAACGCTTACTGCGCTGACCTGAGGCGGCTTGCGCATGAGACGGCCGCTGCTCAGGGTTTACGTATGCACGAGGGCGTTTATGTCGGCTGGGCTGGCCCGACGTTTGAAACTCCTGCCGAAATTCGAATGACGCGAATTGTAGGCGGGGATGCGGTCGGCATGTCAACCATTCCCGAAGTGATTGTGGCCAATCATGCCGGGATGAAAGTGCTGGCGCTGTCCTGTGTCTGCAATATGGCCGCCGGCATTTTGCCGGGAGGGCTTACGGCTGAAGAGGTGTTTGAAGCGGC carries:
- the mtnA gene encoding S-methyl-5-thioribose-1-phosphate isomerase; the protein is MMGTEQIQSVSFDGKTLHILDQTKLPALKQFLQITTIEHCWQAIKELKVRGAPAIGIAAAYGLFLGVRDVCSSATFDEFDHVFQEKSDYLASSRPTAVNLFWALKRMRARLMAEKGHSIEDLKAKLLQEAHAIKAEDEEVCRSIGLHGLSLLHDGMTILTHCNAGGIATAKYGTALAPVYLAKEHGWNVKVFADETRPLLQGSRLTAWELQEAGIDVTLITDSMAAFVMAKGWVQAVIVGCDRVAANGDVANKIGTYGLALLAKAHQIPFYVAAPMSTIDMETASGAHIPIEERDAREIINGFGVPTAPADVKVFNPAFDVTPNELITAIITEKGIVRQPYQESLIELFKEKSENSMPQYGNSEEGNQHVTA
- a CDS encoding class II aldolase/adducin family protein — its product is MLQHEADDRVKQDICEIGRRVYEKGFVAANDGNISVRTGEDEIWITPTGVSKGEMTPDMLIKVNLQGEVLHGRLKPTSEMKMHLKVYEKRSDIRAVIHVHPPYATAFAIAGIPLDQATMPESVVLLGTIPVAEYATPSTEDVPKKIEQYVAGHNGVLLENHGALTWGRDLRSAYYLMESLEFCAKINWIANQMNGMRELSVEQVAELVQIRERMGLKGETPTGAVAVNGRNKGLPDKSAVHAPISDDQLERMVCRITASVLSGLQQDGARRGDGIAQHNR
- a CDS encoding amidohydrolase; the encoded protein is MELHSIIVNATVITVDESNRIIMDGAVAFKNGVITYVGATPEELELYDEVIDGRHRYVLPGLINTHGHVGMSLLRGYADDLPLQTWLKEKIWPWEARFTDEHVRWGTGLSLIEMIRTGTTTFVDMYDHNEAIAGIVAPSGMRAALCCGMIGSGDPGVQDRKLADAVSFAKDWHRQANGRISVMLAPHAPYTCTPHFISQIIDKAAQLQLPVHTHMSETNWEVELNVQQYGCRPVAHLHKLGMFERSALVAHAVHLTEEEIDLLAECNVRVSHNVVSNLKLASGVAPVPQMLARGISVSLGTDSSVSNNNLNLFEELKLAAIVHKGTTYDPLAVPAETALRMATRNGADGVFQSDSIGSIEIGKQADLIMIDAGKANFQPAHNPVSHVVYAANGLDVTDTIVAGKFLMRKGELMTLDEERMIYEANRMVRQLMNEDRPAHSK
- a CDS encoding purine-nucleoside phosphorylase; its protein translation is MDRIDRAKTYIQRLTGYRPTVGLILGSGLGDLGHEIEEAIKIPYDEIPFFSSTTVESHAGLLVIGKLEGKVVVAMQGRFHYYEGHSMDAITFPVRVMKALGVERLLITNSSGGVNESYQAGDVMVVSDHINLTGVNPLIGPNDGRLGVRFPDLTNAYCADLRRLAHETAAAQGLRMHEGVYVGWAGPTFETPAEIRMTRIVGGDAVGMSTIPEVIVANHAGMKVLALSCVCNMAAGILPGGLTAEEVFEAAQELKGRLIGLVRAILKVM